A DNA window from Amycolatopsis sp. DSM 110486 contains the following coding sequences:
- a CDS encoding ABC transporter ATP-binding protein produces MTIEFRDVTKRYPDGTVAVNGLSLTVDDGTITVLVGPSGCGKTTSLRMINRMVEPTSGAVLLDGKDVSEGDPALLRRGIGYVIQHAGLFPHRTVLDNIATVPLLSGWDKRKARARAAELLETVGLPKELGKRYPAQLSGGQQQRVGVARALAGDSPVLLMDEPFSAVDPIVREELQDELLRLQSQLGKTIVFVTHDIDEAVRLGDKIAVLRVGGVLAQYGTPSDVLRHPVDDFVASFVGRDRGYRGLSFVSASGVEVSPADVVELGTKVPEPSKNWLLVVNSDKQPRGWLPPNSTVDGELAEGDIVAGGSLYVQGTPIRGALDAALSSPASLGVVVDEEHRVIGTVVAHQVLDVIEATPQAS; encoded by the coding sequence GTGACGATCGAGTTCCGCGATGTGACCAAACGCTATCCGGACGGCACGGTGGCGGTGAACGGACTCTCGCTCACCGTCGACGACGGCACCATCACCGTGCTCGTCGGCCCTTCGGGCTGCGGAAAGACCACGTCGCTGCGCATGATCAACCGCATGGTGGAGCCCACGTCGGGTGCCGTGCTGCTCGACGGCAAGGACGTGAGCGAGGGCGACCCCGCGCTGCTGCGCCGCGGCATCGGCTACGTGATCCAGCACGCCGGCCTCTTTCCACACAGGACGGTGCTCGACAACATCGCGACCGTGCCGCTGCTGTCCGGCTGGGACAAGCGCAAGGCCCGCGCCCGCGCGGCCGAGCTGCTGGAGACCGTCGGCCTGCCGAAGGAACTGGGCAAGCGGTATCCGGCTCAGCTCTCGGGCGGCCAGCAGCAGCGCGTGGGCGTGGCCCGGGCGCTCGCGGGCGACTCGCCGGTGCTGCTGATGGACGAGCCGTTCTCGGCGGTCGACCCGATCGTGCGTGAGGAGCTGCAGGACGAGCTGCTGCGGCTGCAGTCGCAGCTGGGCAAGACCATCGTGTTCGTCACGCACGACATCGACGAGGCCGTGCGGCTCGGTGACAAGATCGCGGTGCTGCGCGTGGGCGGCGTGCTCGCCCAGTACGGCACCCCGTCCGACGTGCTGCGCCACCCGGTGGACGACTTCGTGGCGTCGTTCGTCGGCCGCGACCGCGGCTACCGCGGTCTGTCCTTCGTGTCCGCCAGCGGCGTCGAGGTGTCCCCTGCGGACGTCGTGGAGCTCGGCACGAAGGTGCCGGAGCCGTCGAAGAACTGGCTGCTCGTCGTGAACTCCGACAAGCAGCCCCGCGGCTGGCTGCCGCCGAACTCCACTGTGGACGGTGAGCTCGCCGAGGGCGACATCGTGGCCGGCGGATCCCTCTACGTGCAGGGCACGCCGATCCGCGGCGCGCTCGACGCCGCCCTGTCGTCGCCCGCCAGCCTCGGCGTGGTCGTGGACGAGGAACACCGCGTGATCGGCACGGTCGTGGCCCACCAAGTCCTGGACGTGATCGAGGCCACTCCGCAGGCGTCT
- a CDS encoding SRPBCC family protein yields the protein MALYEYEHAETTTAPASSVWPLWTDTSRWPEWDAGLREVVLDGPFEAGTSGTMTMPDQPPIPFTLTAVDDGRGFTDETRLPDATLVFEHWLEDAEDGTRIVYRVTVDGPPELGPAVTEDTPDAVRALARLAEASLRA from the coding sequence ATGGCACTGTACGAGTACGAGCACGCCGAGACCACCACCGCGCCCGCGTCGTCCGTCTGGCCACTGTGGACGGACACGTCGCGCTGGCCCGAATGGGACGCGGGCCTGCGGGAAGTCGTGCTGGACGGCCCGTTCGAGGCGGGCACCAGCGGCACCATGACGATGCCGGACCAGCCGCCGATCCCGTTCACGCTCACCGCCGTCGACGACGGCCGCGGGTTCACCGACGAGACCCGGCTGCCCGACGCCACGCTCGTCTTCGAGCACTGGCTGGAGGACGCCGAAGACGGCACGCGCATCGTCTACCGCGTGACGGTGGACGGACCACCGGAGCTGGGCCCGGCCGTCACCGAGGACACCCCGGACGCCGTGCGCGCGCTGGCACGGCTGGCCGAGGCATCCTTGCGGGCATGA
- a CDS encoding PadR family transcriptional regulator: protein MKDTDLLDAHRQELWRGTVVLASLLALQKPGYGYGLLDALERAGVPAPANTLYPLLRRLEGQGLLTSEWDTSGTRPRKFYRTSRDGLRLARELQKEWQAIDTALSLLDTEADPETKTEEDTELGEQP, encoded by the coding sequence GTGAAAGACACCGACTTGCTGGACGCGCATCGGCAGGAGCTGTGGCGAGGGACGGTCGTGCTGGCGAGCCTGCTGGCGCTGCAGAAGCCCGGGTACGGCTACGGGCTGCTCGACGCACTGGAGCGCGCGGGGGTGCCCGCGCCGGCCAACACGCTGTACCCGCTGTTGCGCCGCCTGGAGGGTCAAGGGCTGCTGACCAGCGAGTGGGACACCTCGGGCACCCGGCCGCGGAAGTTCTACCGCACCAGCCGCGACGGGCTGCGGCTCGCGCGGGAGCTGCAGAAGGAGTGGCAGGCCATCGACACGGCGCTGAGCCTGCTGGACACCGAAGCGGACCCGGAGACGAAGACCGAAGAAGACACCGAACTGGGGGAACAACCATGA
- a CDS encoding diacylglycerol kinase family protein — MRAILVVNPQATSTTAGGRDVLAHALASQVKLDVVETDYRGHAMAVARSAARDGFDLVVAHGGDGTVNEVVNGLLADSTGDPGRLGCVPMLGVVPGGSANVFARALGLPVDPVEATHQLLIALENDRRRRIGLGLADGHWFTFNAGLGWDADVVGRVAKRRGKETSAALYLRASVGSYFRPPMGRPALTVRIPGEEPAEVVTAFVSNTDPWTYLGDRAVHLNSGCSFETGLGLFALNGLRLPTVFTHVRQALLTKSDQHGRRLMRRDDVPMIRIDAAEPVNFQVDGDLVGQRTRVEFQSVQDALTVIV, encoded by the coding sequence GTGCGCGCCATCCTCGTCGTGAACCCCCAGGCCACCTCGACCACCGCCGGTGGCCGGGATGTGCTGGCGCACGCGCTGGCCAGCCAGGTGAAGCTCGACGTCGTCGAGACGGACTACCGCGGCCACGCGATGGCCGTGGCGCGCTCGGCGGCCCGCGACGGTTTCGACCTGGTCGTGGCCCACGGCGGCGACGGTACGGTCAACGAGGTCGTCAACGGTCTCCTCGCGGACTCCACCGGCGACCCGGGCCGGCTCGGGTGCGTCCCGATGCTCGGCGTGGTGCCCGGCGGCTCGGCCAACGTGTTCGCGCGCGCCCTCGGCCTTCCCGTGGATCCCGTCGAAGCCACGCACCAGCTGCTGATCGCGCTGGAGAACGACCGGCGCCGTCGCATCGGGCTCGGGCTCGCCGACGGGCACTGGTTCACCTTCAACGCCGGGCTCGGCTGGGACGCCGACGTGGTGGGCCGCGTGGCGAAGCGGCGGGGCAAGGAAACGAGCGCCGCTCTCTATCTACGCGCTTCAGTGGGCTCCTACTTCCGGCCGCCGATGGGCCGGCCCGCCCTGACCGTGCGGATCCCGGGCGAGGAACCCGCCGAGGTGGTGACCGCGTTCGTGTCCAACACCGATCCGTGGACCTACCTGGGTGATCGCGCCGTCCACCTCAACTCGGGTTGCTCGTTCGAGACAGGATTGGGCCTGTTCGCGTTGAACGGTCTGCGGTTGCCCACCGTGTTCACGCATGTACGCCAAGCTTTGCTCACGAAGAGCGACCAACACGGGCGTCGTCTGATGCGCCGCGACGACGTGCCGATGATCCGCATCGACGCAGCTGAACCGGTGAACTTCCAGGTCGACGGGGACCTCGTCGGGCAGCGGACGCGAGTGGAATTCCAGAGCGTGCAGGATGCACTCACAGTAATCGTGTGA
- a CDS encoding GNAT family N-acetyltransferase gives MPDPRIRRIRPEDVDAVVELVYALAEFERAPDECHLEAPQLHKALFGPAPALFGHVAEVDGRVAGFALWFLSFSTWRGTHGIYLEDLFVRAELRGSGLGKALLAALAAECVEQGYQRLEWAVLNWNPAVGFYRALGALPQDEWTTYRLTDAPLKALASES, from the coding sequence TTGCCCGACCCCCGCATCCGGCGGATCCGGCCCGAAGACGTCGACGCCGTGGTGGAACTGGTCTACGCGCTCGCCGAGTTCGAGCGCGCGCCGGACGAATGCCACCTCGAAGCGCCGCAACTGCACAAAGCGTTGTTCGGCCCCGCGCCGGCGTTGTTCGGCCACGTCGCGGAAGTCGACGGCCGGGTCGCCGGGTTCGCGTTGTGGTTCCTGAGCTTCTCGACCTGGCGCGGCACGCACGGCATCTACCTGGAAGACCTGTTCGTGCGCGCCGAGCTGCGTGGCTCGGGGCTGGGCAAGGCGCTGCTCGCGGCGCTGGCCGCCGAGTGCGTCGAGCAGGGTTACCAGCGACTGGAGTGGGCAGTGCTGAACTGGAACCCGGCCGTCGGGTTCTACCGGGCACTCGGTGCGCTGCCGCAGGACGAGTGGACCACCTACCGGCTCACGGACGCGCCGCTGAAGGCGCTGGCCTCCGAAAGCTGA
- a CDS encoding NADP-dependent malic enzyme, with protein sequence MTDQASTAATAAPVTDAEIFAGHEGGKLSVAATRPISDPRDLSIAYTPGVAKVSRAIAEDAAQAKRYTWADRLVVVVSDGTAVLGLGDIGASASLPVMEGKSVLFKTFGGLDSIPLVLDTTDVDEIVETLVRLRPSFGAVNLEDVSAPRCFELEDKLKAALDCPVMHDDQHGTAIVTLAALRGANLVLDRAIADQRVVISGAGAAGVACAKILQEAGVGDVTVLDSRGIIHSGREGLNPIKQQLATTTNSSGLTGGLEAALKGADVFLGLSSATIDPELLGSMADDPIVFALSNPDPEVHPADAARYAAIVATGRSDFPNQINNVLAFPGVFRGALDAGARAITENMKLAAADAIVSVATDDLGPDRIVPSPLDPRVAPEVAAAVAKAAVVDGVTG encoded by the coding sequence ATGACCGACCAGGCCAGCACCGCCGCCACCGCCGCGCCGGTGACGGACGCCGAGATCTTCGCCGGGCACGAGGGCGGCAAGCTCTCCGTGGCGGCCACCCGGCCCATCTCCGACCCGCGCGACCTCTCGATCGCCTACACGCCCGGCGTGGCGAAGGTGAGCCGCGCGATCGCCGAGGACGCCGCCCAGGCGAAGCGGTACACCTGGGCCGACCGTCTCGTGGTGGTCGTCAGCGACGGCACGGCGGTGCTCGGCCTCGGCGACATCGGCGCGAGCGCGTCGTTGCCCGTCATGGAGGGCAAGTCGGTGCTGTTCAAGACGTTCGGCGGCCTCGACTCGATTCCGCTGGTGCTCGACACCACCGATGTCGACGAGATCGTGGAGACGCTGGTGCGCCTTCGCCCGTCGTTCGGCGCGGTGAACCTGGAGGACGTCTCGGCGCCGCGGTGCTTCGAGCTCGAGGACAAGCTCAAGGCCGCGCTCGACTGCCCGGTCATGCACGACGACCAGCACGGCACCGCGATCGTCACGCTCGCTGCGCTGCGCGGGGCGAACCTGGTGCTGGACCGCGCGATCGCCGACCAGCGCGTGGTCATCTCGGGTGCGGGCGCGGCGGGGGTGGCCTGCGCGAAGATCCTGCAGGAGGCCGGTGTCGGCGACGTCACGGTGCTCGACTCGCGCGGCATCATCCACTCGGGACGCGAGGGTCTGAACCCGATCAAGCAGCAGCTGGCCACGACCACCAACTCCTCCGGTCTCACCGGCGGTCTCGAAGCCGCGCTGAAGGGCGCCGACGTGTTCCTCGGCCTGTCCAGCGCGACGATCGACCCCGAGCTGCTCGGCTCGATGGCCGACGACCCGATCGTGTTCGCACTGTCCAATCCGGACCCGGAGGTGCACCCGGCCGACGCGGCGCGCTACGCGGCGATCGTCGCCACCGGGCGCAGCGACTTCCCGAACCAGATCAACAACGTCCTGGCGTTCCCCGGCGTCTTCCGCGGCGCCCTCGACGCCGGTGCGCGCGCGATCACCGAGAACATGAAGCTGGCCGCGGCCGACGCCATCGTCTCCGTCGCGACCGACGACCTCGGCCCCGACCGCATCGTGCCGAGCCCGCTCGACCCGCGCGTCGCCCCTGAGGTCGCGGCGGCCGTCGCCAAGGCCGCGGTGGTCGACGGTGTGACCGGCTGA
- a CDS encoding MarR family winged helix-turn-helix transcriptional regulator: MTAPESRLPGPDESPGFLLWRVTLAWQRVMRAALAPHDLTHVQFVLLTTTWWLTRSGEPPTQRQLAEQAGTDTMMTSQVVRKLADRGLLTRADDPADARAKRVQLTEAGSALVAKALHDVEDADARFFGGLGERTGGFVSALAELGT, translated from the coding sequence ATGACCGCTCCGGAGTCCCGCCTGCCCGGTCCCGACGAGAGCCCCGGCTTCCTGCTGTGGCGCGTCACGCTGGCCTGGCAACGCGTGATGCGTGCCGCGCTGGCGCCGCACGACCTCACGCACGTCCAGTTCGTGCTGCTCACCACCACGTGGTGGCTCACGCGCTCCGGCGAGCCGCCCACGCAGCGGCAGCTCGCCGAGCAGGCCGGCACGGACACGATGATGACCAGCCAGGTCGTGCGCAAGCTCGCGGACCGCGGCCTGCTCACGCGCGCCGACGATCCGGCCGACGCGCGCGCGAAGCGGGTGCAGCTCACCGAAGCCGGCTCGGCGCTCGTCGCGAAAGCGTTGCACGACGTCGAAGACGCAGACGCACGGTTCTTCGGCGGGCTCGGCGAGCGGACCGGTGGGTTCGTGTCCGCGCTGGCCGAGCTCGGGACATGA
- a CDS encoding acid phosphatase yields the protein MAHRLFLLRHGQTEWSVNGRHTGRTDIPLTAAGEDQARAAGGTLRTLLGGPKLVISSPRERAKRTAELAGLRVDELTEDLAEWDYGEYEGLTTPVIRETDPGWTVWTHAIPGGESAADVAARADKVLDRARREIDNGDVVLVGHGHFSRVLVARWVRLSSTAGVHFGLDPAGIAVLGDERGEPQVEHLNLLPALEG from the coding sequence GTGGCACATCGGCTTTTCCTCCTCAGACACGGCCAGACCGAGTGGTCCGTCAACGGCAGGCACACCGGACGCACCGACATCCCGCTCACGGCGGCGGGTGAGGACCAGGCGCGCGCGGCGGGCGGCACCCTGCGCACCCTGCTTGGCGGCCCCAAGCTCGTGATCTCGAGCCCGCGCGAACGCGCGAAGCGCACGGCCGAGCTCGCCGGCCTGCGCGTGGACGAACTCACCGAAGACCTCGCCGAGTGGGACTACGGCGAGTACGAAGGCCTGACCACGCCCGTGATCCGCGAAACGGACCCGGGCTGGACCGTGTGGACGCACGCGATCCCCGGCGGCGAGAGCGCCGCCGACGTCGCCGCGCGCGCCGACAAGGTCCTCGATCGGGCACGCCGCGAAATCGACAACGGCGACGTGGTCCTGGTGGGCCACGGGCACTTCAGCCGCGTGCTGGTGGCGCGCTGGGTGCGCCTGTCGTCCACCGCGGGTGTCCACTTCGGACTGGACCCGGCCGGCATCGCCGTGCTGGGCGACGAACGCGGCGAGCCCCAGGTCGAGCACCTGAACCTGCTGCCCGCACTGGAAGGCTGA
- a CDS encoding dTDP-4-dehydrorhamnose 3,5-epimerase family protein has product MQFRPLKVADAYEFTPRAFHDERGLFVAPFQEEALLSATGHPMRMGQTNHSVSRRGTIRGVHFADVPPGQAKYVYCPAGSLLDVIVDVRTGSPTFGQWDSVLLDAKDFRAVYVAEGLGHAFVALEDNTAMAYLCSEPYNPSGEHGISPLDPALDLPWPADLTPIVSEKDGSAPTLAEAEAQGLLPSYADCTAYYEKLRSAHH; this is encoded by the coding sequence ATGCAATTCCGCCCACTGAAGGTCGCCGACGCCTACGAGTTCACCCCCCGCGCGTTCCACGACGAGCGCGGACTCTTCGTGGCGCCGTTCCAGGAAGAGGCGCTGCTGAGCGCCACCGGGCACCCGATGCGCATGGGCCAGACCAACCACAGCGTCTCCCGCCGCGGCACCATCCGCGGCGTGCACTTCGCCGACGTACCGCCGGGCCAGGCGAAATACGTCTACTGCCCCGCCGGTTCCCTGCTCGACGTGATCGTCGACGTGCGCACCGGCTCCCCCACCTTCGGCCAGTGGGACTCCGTCCTGCTCGACGCCAAGGACTTCCGCGCCGTGTACGTCGCTGAGGGCCTGGGCCACGCGTTCGTGGCGCTCGAGGACAACACGGCGATGGCGTACCTGTGCTCCGAGCCGTACAACCCGTCGGGCGAGCACGGCATCAGCCCGCTCGACCCCGCGCTCGACCTGCCGTGGCCCGCCGATCTGACGCCGATCGTGTCCGAAAAGGACGGTTCCGCCCCGACACTGGCGGAGGCCGAGGCACAGGGGCTGCTGCCGTCGTACGCGGATTGCACGGCCTACTACGAGAAGCTGCGCTCGGCTCACCACTGA
- a CDS encoding bis-aminopropyl spermidine synthase family protein, giving the protein MTALDDLLTAHGAGVRPLYEVIDLLRTGPRELADLVRLAAAPRRSVEDVLAALERDLERSAAGIRIAPAALPEYEAYRLPRLPDPLDDAVAAHSELLASISGWVAGVPAPLAALDHVQATPETVLRRALWLNARYDLRRSRLLFLGDHDLTSLAVHAVCPEAELTVVDLDERVLSYLDSTSDRKVATAHADLRVGLPPAVTGRADLVFSDPPYTPDGMGLFAARAVQALREPTEGRILLAYGYSPRHPALGAQVQRSLATLGLTFEAILPDFNRYDGAQAIGAAADLYVCQPTAKARKTGRGKGKSAIYTHGPQSVEATGTKPTLLSALRDIASEGGLALETRPVDWSMSAPEGDAVAMDLTADPGPWLLRTLLGTNARRLALLVPNNHPDLADAASQAALTDLMAGKYRLRFLRSTPDNRHAVVTADMVDDPSEVLTRAHARLANVALDVPGELVDLRLVDVPRHRLVELLR; this is encoded by the coding sequence GTGACCGCTCTCGACGACCTCCTGACCGCGCACGGCGCCGGCGTACGCCCGCTGTACGAGGTGATCGACCTGCTCCGCACGGGTCCCCGCGAGCTGGCCGACCTGGTGCGCCTGGCCGCGGCGCCCCGGCGCAGTGTCGAGGACGTGCTGGCCGCGCTGGAGCGTGATTTGGAGCGTTCCGCCGCAGGTATCCGGATCGCACCCGCCGCGCTGCCCGAGTACGAGGCGTACCGCTTGCCGCGGTTGCCCGATCCGCTCGACGACGCCGTGGCCGCGCATTCCGAGCTGCTCGCGTCGATTTCCGGCTGGGTCGCCGGTGTGCCGGCGCCGCTCGCCGCCCTCGACCACGTGCAGGCGACGCCCGAGACGGTGCTGCGGCGTGCTTTGTGGCTCAACGCCCGCTACGACCTGCGCCGCTCCCGCCTGCTCTTCCTCGGCGACCACGACCTGACCTCGCTGGCCGTGCACGCCGTGTGCCCCGAGGCCGAGCTGACCGTGGTGGACCTCGACGAGCGCGTTCTGTCCTACCTGGACTCCACCAGCGACCGGAAGGTCGCCACCGCGCACGCCGACCTGCGGGTCGGCCTGCCGCCCGCCGTGACGGGCCGCGCGGACCTCGTCTTCAGTGATCCGCCCTACACCCCGGACGGCATGGGGCTGTTCGCCGCTCGCGCCGTGCAGGCGCTGCGCGAGCCGACCGAGGGCCGCATCCTGCTGGCCTACGGCTACAGCCCCCGCCACCCCGCACTCGGAGCCCAGGTGCAGCGTTCGCTGGCGACGCTCGGGCTCACGTTCGAAGCGATCCTGCCCGACTTCAACCGCTACGACGGCGCCCAGGCCATCGGCGCCGCCGCCGACCTCTACGTCTGCCAGCCCACCGCGAAGGCCCGCAAAACGGGCCGGGGCAAGGGAAAGTCGGCCATCTACACCCACGGGCCGCAGTCCGTGGAGGCCACCGGCACGAAACCGACGCTGCTGTCCGCGTTGCGCGACATCGCCTCCGAAGGCGGTCTGGCCCTGGAAACCCGGCCCGTCGACTGGTCGATGTCCGCGCCCGAGGGTGACGCCGTCGCCATGGACCTCACCGCGGACCCCGGCCCGTGGCTGCTGCGCACCCTGCTCGGCACCAACGCCCGCCGCCTGGCCCTGCTCGTGCCCAACAACCACCCGGACCTCGCCGACGCGGCCTCGCAGGCGGCACTCACCGACCTCATGGCCGGCAAGTACCGCCTGCGGTTCCTGCGCAGCACGCCGGACAACCGCCACGCCGTGGTCACCGCGGACATGGTCGACGACCCGTCGGAGGTCCTGACCCGGGCGCACGCGCGGCTGGCGAACGTCGCGCTCGACGTGCCGGGCGAGCTGGTGGACCTCCGGCTGGTCGACGTGCCGCGGCACCGGCTGGTGGAACTGCTGCGCTGA
- a CDS encoding LLM class F420-dependent oxidoreductase, with product MKIELGQYGIFQIGALTTPDMAKEIEALGFTTLWVAAMPVDLAGIDELLEATSTLVVATGILNIWYGDPATAAAAYHRISTRFPGRFWLGLGVGHREQTQQFAKPLAATKAYLDGLDAAGVPVEGRGLAALGPKMLELAASRTGGAVPYLVTPEHTRLAREALGPSLLLAPEQKVLLDPDPARARETARPRVTAAYLKLANYTNSLRRLGFTDEDLSGDGSDRLLDSLVAHGDAATISARLGEHLAAGANHVAIQVITGATVEHPDFPGIELPSYDDEILAVYRALAAELF from the coding sequence ATGAAGATCGAACTCGGTCAGTACGGCATCTTCCAGATCGGCGCCCTGACCACTCCCGACATGGCCAAGGAGATCGAGGCGCTCGGCTTCACCACGCTGTGGGTGGCGGCCATGCCCGTCGACCTGGCGGGCATCGACGAGCTGCTCGAGGCGACGTCGACGCTCGTCGTCGCCACGGGCATCCTCAACATCTGGTATGGCGACCCGGCCACCGCCGCTGCCGCGTACCACCGGATCAGCACGCGGTTCCCCGGCCGGTTCTGGCTCGGGCTCGGTGTGGGGCACCGCGAGCAGACGCAGCAGTTCGCCAAGCCGCTGGCGGCGACCAAGGCGTACCTCGACGGCCTCGACGCCGCGGGCGTGCCCGTGGAAGGCCGCGGTCTCGCCGCGCTGGGCCCGAAGATGCTCGAGCTCGCGGCCTCGCGCACGGGTGGGGCCGTGCCGTACCTCGTGACGCCCGAGCACACGCGGCTCGCCCGTGAGGCCCTCGGTCCCTCGCTCCTGCTGGCGCCCGAGCAGAAGGTGCTGCTGGACCCGGACCCGGCGCGGGCGCGCGAGACGGCCCGGCCGCGGGTCACGGCGGCGTACCTCAAGCTGGCCAACTACACCAACAGTCTGCGCCGCCTGGGCTTCACCGACGAGGACCTCTCCGGGGACGGCAGCGACCGGCTGCTCGACTCCCTCGTGGCGCACGGCGACGCGGCCACCATCTCGGCTCGCCTCGGCGAGCACTTGGCGGCAGGCGCGAACCACGTCGCGATCCAGGTGATCACCGGCGCGACCGTCGAGCATCCCGACTTCCCCGGGATCGAGCTGCCGAGCTACGACGACGAGATCCTGGCCGTCTACCGGGCGCTGGCGGCCGAGCTCTTCTGA
- a CDS encoding WhiB family transcriptional regulator: MDWRHDASCRDEDPELFFPVGTSGPALLQVSEAKAVCHRCTVASDCLAWALASGQDAGVWGGMSEDERRALKRRRTQIGTRTIA; encoded by the coding sequence ATGGACTGGCGCCACGACGCGTCCTGCCGAGACGAGGACCCCGAGCTGTTCTTCCCGGTGGGAACCAGCGGTCCGGCTCTGCTGCAGGTCTCCGAGGCGAAGGCCGTGTGCCACCGCTGCACCGTCGCTTCCGACTGCTTGGCCTGGGCTCTTGCCAGCGGCCAGGACGCCGGCGTGTGGGGCGGCATGAGCGAGGACGAGCGACGCGCGCTCAAGCGCCGCCGTACGCAGATCGGCACGCGTACCATCGCCTGA
- a CDS encoding LLM class F420-dependent oxidoreductase, with the protein MTIDLGAYGVWQPAALTTPAMAKEIEQLGFSTLWAAGPPTDLAGLDELLEATSTLVVGTSILNIWHGDPAVAAKSYHRLVSRFPGRFWLGIGAGHPEQTREFTKPLAAMKSYLDGLDEGGVPVEGRAIAALGPKMLELTASRAGGSVPYLVPPSHTRLSRAALGPSALLAPEQKVVLDTDPARARDTARPRIKHPYLGLTNYTSNLRRLGFTDEDLTGDGSDRLIDAVVAHGDAAAIAGQLGEHHNQGANHVAIQVITTRHATHPAIPDVELQVYDDEVFSVYKALAAELF; encoded by the coding sequence ATGACGATCGACCTCGGCGCCTACGGCGTCTGGCAACCGGCCGCTCTGACCACCCCGGCGATGGCGAAGGAGATCGAGCAGCTCGGCTTCTCCACGTTGTGGGCCGCCGGCCCACCAACCGACCTCGCGGGCCTCGACGAACTCCTCGAAGCCACCTCGACGCTCGTGGTCGGCACGAGCATCCTCAACATCTGGCACGGTGACCCCGCCGTCGCCGCGAAGTCGTACCACCGGCTGGTTTCGCGGTTCCCCGGCCGGTTCTGGCTCGGCATCGGCGCGGGTCACCCGGAGCAGACGCGGGAGTTCACCAAGCCGCTCGCCGCGATGAAGAGCTACCTCGACGGCCTCGACGAGGGCGGCGTTCCGGTGGAGGGCCGCGCGATCGCCGCGCTGGGGCCGAAGATGCTGGAGCTCACGGCTTCGCGCGCGGGCGGGTCGGTGCCCTACCTCGTGCCGCCGTCGCACACGCGGCTTTCGCGTGCGGCGCTCGGCCCTTCCGCGCTGCTGGCGCCCGAGCAGAAGGTGGTGCTCGACACGGACCCGGCTCGCGCCCGTGACACGGCGCGGCCGCGCATCAAACACCCGTACCTGGGCCTCACCAACTACACCAGCAACCTGCGTCGATTGGGTTTCACCGACGAAGACCTGACCGGCGACGGCAGCGACCGCCTCATCGACGCCGTCGTCGCCCACGGCGACGCGGCCGCTATCGCCGGGCAGCTCGGCGAACACCACAATCAGGGCGCGAACCATGTCGCCATCCAGGTGATCACCACCCGCCACGCCACCCACCCGGCCATTCCGGACGTCGAACTGCAGGTCTACGACGACGAGGTCTTCAGTGTCTACAAGGCACTGGCCGCGGAACTGTTCTGA